The genomic window ACGCATCCCAAATCCACATGAATTGTCCTGGAAAAGTAAAGATCAGTGAGGAAGGCTCTCCTTTTCAAATTGAACTTTCAGATGCGAGTATTATTTTTGAAATTACTGAAAAAATTAAAGTAACCCCTTACTGGAAAGTGGGAATTGCAAAATTTACTTCGGAAAGTGATGCGAATTCGTTTCTTGCAAAATTTCCAGAATGCTCCTTGGAAAAGAACGCAAAAATTGTTTGGCGTGATGGTTGTCTACAGCAAAAAAACGCCTTTTCTATATATTTAAATAAAAATTTTTACGACTTTAATTCGGCTTTAGATTCCAAAGAATCAGATGGTTGGGTAAAAGAATTTTTTGCTTTATCAAATCCGGAAATCTTCATTTATGACGAGAATAGTGGGAAAGAATTTTTTCTTACATGCCCTCTGCAAATTACTTCCGAGACCAATATCACAGTTACAAATGTTCCTAAAACAAATTTTTGGAACCCAAAAAAATTTGTTACTCGCACTTACTGCGGAAATTTAAAATTAAAAATAAATCAAATTGGTAAGTTAAATCTTATCTCGCATGTTGATTTGGAAAATTACATAGCAGGTGTAGTGCCAAACGAAATTGGGGTGAACGTTCCTATGGATGCCTTGCGTGCCCAAGCGATTGCAGCTCGTTCCGAAGCACTATTTAAAATGCTTGCCGGCACACACAAAAACGATGGTTTCGATCTTTGTGCCAGCGTTCATTGTCAGGTTTATTCGGGATTATCGGATGTGTCTGCTCCTGTAATTGATGCTGTAAAAAAATCCGCTTATCTCGTAGGAATCTTTGACGGAAGAATTATCAATGCGGTTTATTCAACAAATTGCGGTGGTAAAACAGCCAACAATAATGACATCTGGGGCGGAAAAAAATCGCCCTATCTTTCCAGTATTTACGATGCTGCTTCATCA from Candidatus Cloacimonadota bacterium includes these protein-coding regions:
- a CDS encoding SpoIID/LytB domain-containing protein — its product is MKKSLVSFLLAFFFAVAFANSYAAEIRNGLLFLDVEILPNASQIHMNCPGKVKISEEGSPFQIELSDASIIFEITEKIKVTPYWKVGIAKFTSESDANSFLAKFPECSLEKNAKIVWRDGCLQQKNAFSIYLNKNFYDFNSALDSKESDGWVKEFFALSNPEIFIYDENSGKEFFLTCPLQITSETNITVTNVPKTNFWNPKKFVTRTYCGNLKLKINQIGKLNLISHVDLENYIAGVVPNEIGVNVPMDALRAQAIAARSEALFKMLAGTHKNDGFDLCASVHCQVYSGLSDVSAPVIDAVKKSAYLVGIFDGRIINAVYSTNCGGKTANNNDIWGGKKSPYLSSIYDAASSKSIDLSNERNVKNWIKNSENVFCNAKMETGWKSKTYKWEKEFSRAEFENMLNRISDLGKFRKIKILKRGESGRILKMQIEGSKNTIILDNELQIRRNLGGLRSSLFIMEESGDKIIFSGKGSGHGVGMCQIGAIEMSKRGYSAEEILKHYFSGIKISKINLLEE